In one window of Athene noctua chromosome 17, bAthNoc1.hap1.1, whole genome shotgun sequence DNA:
- the HRK gene encoding activator of apoptosis harakiri codes for MCPCALHGGPPAPCPCSPGRAARPSAAARLVAARLRRLGDELEQRAARRKARGRGPSAGRR; via the coding sequence ATGTGCCCCTGCGCGCTGCAcggcggcccccccgcgccctgcccctgcagccccggccgcgccgcccggccctcggccgccgcccgCCTGGTCGCCGCCCGCCTGCGCCGCCTGGGCGATGAGCTGGAgcagcgggcggcgcggcgcaaggcgcggggccgcggcccctcGGCCGGCCGGCGC